The DNA sequence CCCCGGGGCCGGGGAACCGGGCAGCCCGCCGGGCCGGGTGTGCCAGGCAACGCGTCGCGCCCCGGGGGTGGTGAGGCCCCGGGGCGCGATGGCGTGGTGCGATGTGGTGCGGCCGGTCAGTCGGTGCCGGACTCCATCGCGGCGCTGTCGAGCAGCTCGTCACCGGTCTCGGCGGGGCCGCCGGAGGCGATCGCCTCGGCGCCGCCCGCGGGCATGGTGCCGATCAGCTTGCTCGCGGTGACCGGCGCGGCCCCGACCAGGGCCGGGTGCGGGCTGCCGACCATGCCGAGCTCGGCGTAGCGCTCGAGCTTGGCGCGGGAGTCGGCGATGTCGAGGTTGCGCATGGTGAGCTGGCCGATGCGGTCGAGCGGGCCGAACGCGGCGTCCTCGACGCGCTCCATCGACAGCTTGTCCGGGTGGTAGCTGAAGCCCTCGCCCTGGGTGTCGAGGATCGAGTAGTCGTCGCCGCGGCGCAGCCGGAGCGTGACCTCGCCGGTGATCGCGGCGCCGACCCAGCGCTGCAGCGCCTCGCGCAGCATGAGCGCCTGCGGGTCGAGCCAGCGGCCCTCGTACAGCAGCCGGCCCAGGCGGCGGCCCTCGACGTGGTAGGCGGTGATGGTGTCCTCGTTGTGGATGGCGTTGACCAGCCGCTCGTAGGCGATGTGCAGCAGCGCCATCCCGGGCGCCTCGTAGATGCCGCGGCTCTTGGCCTCGATGATGCGGTTCTCGATCTGGTCGGACATGCCAAGGCCGTGGCGGCCGCCGATGGCGTTGGCCTCCAGGACCAGGTCGACGGCCGAGGCGAACTCCTTGCCGTTGATGGTGACCGGCCGGCCCTGCTGGAAGCCGATCGTGACGTCCTCGGGCTCGATCTCGACCTTGGGGTCCCAGAACCGCACGCCCATGATCGGCTCGACGATCTCGATGCCGTTGTCGAGGTGCTCCAGCGCCTTGGCCTCGTGGGTCGCGCCCCAGATGTTGGCGTCGGTGGAGTAGGCCTTCTCCACGCTGTCCCGGTACGGCAGGCCGCGCTCGGCGAGCCACTTGGACATCTCGGTGCGGCCGCCCAGCTCGGCGACGAACGCCGGGTCGAGCCAGGGCTTGTAGATGCGCAGCGACGGGTTGGCGAGCAGGCCGTAGCGGTAGAACCGCTCGATGTCGTTGCCCTTGAAGGTGGAGCCGTCGCCCCAGATCTGCACGCCGTCCTCGAGCATGGCGCGCACCAGCAGGGTGCCGGTCACGGCGCGGCCGAGCGGGGTGGTGTTGAAGTAGACGCGGCCGCCGGACCGGATGTGGAAGGCGCCGCAGGCGAGGGCGGCCAGCCCTTCCTCCACCAGGGCCGCCTTGCAGTCGACGAGCCGGGCCACCTCCGCCCCGTAGGCGGTGGCGCGACCGGGCACCGAGGCGATGTCGGGCTCGTCGTACTGGCCGACGTCCGCGGTGTATGCGCAGGGCACCGCCCCCTTCTCGCGCATCCACGCGACCGCTACAGAGGTGTCGAGGCCGCCGGAGAAGGCGATGCCGACACGTTCACCGACAGGCAGGGAGGTAAGGACCTTGGACACGGACCAAAGTATATGCACACCAATGCATGATCATGCAACCTAGGGTGTGGTGAGCCGCGCCACGGCCATGGCCGCCGCGCCGTACGGCCGGGCCGGCAGCCGGGGCGGGTGCGGCGGCGGGGAGGTCAGGGGCGGCGTTCCGCGGGCGGTGTGCCCAGGTGGAGGGCGAGGCCGTCGAGCATGCGCTGCAGGCCGAACTCGAACTCCTCGTCCAGTCCGACGTCCTCCTGGTCCTCCGCGGCGATCCGCGCCAGCAGCGGGTACGGCCCGCTGGTGGCCAGCGCGCGCCAGCGCTCGCGGTTCAGCTCCCACCACCGCTCCTTGGCGATTCCGGTGCGGCGCTCGGCGTCCATGTCGTTGACCAGGAACATCGCCATGCCCTGCACATAGCCGGTCACGGTGACCACGGCCCTGACCATGGTGGGCGGATCGTGGCTCAGCCCCTCGGCGGCGCGCAGCAGCCACTCGGTCGTCGCCATCCCGCGCGGCACCAGCCGCGGCCGGGTCGCCGACAGCACCTGCAGCAGCCAGGGGTGGCGCCGGTACAGCGCCCACATGGCCCGGGCGTAGGCGGCCAGCCGTTCCCGCCAGCCGTCCGGCCCGGCGGCGGACGAGGCGACCTCGGCCCGCTCCAGCACGGCCTCGGCCATCAGGTCGACCAGGTCGTCCTTGCCGGAGACGTGGCGGTACAGCGACATCGTGCCGGCGCCCAGGGCGGCGGCCACCCGGCGCATCGACAGCGCCTCCAGTCCCTCCCGGTCGGCGATCTCGAGGGCGGCGCGGACGATGCGGTCCAGGCTGAGCGCGTCCCTGCCGTCCGCCTCCCGGCCGGTGCCGGCCTCCTGCGGCCCGGTCTCACCCGGCGCGTCGATCGGCGCGCGGCCGGCGGCGGGTGTGTCCTGCCGCAGTGCCTGCTCGCGCCGTCCGGCACGCTCGGCCAGGCGTGCCCGGTAGGCGCGCGCCTGGCAGGCCCGCGAGCAGTAGCGCGGGCGGCGGCCCCGGGCGGCGGGGGCCAGCGTCGCGCCGCACACCAGGCAGCTCCGCACGGTCTCGCCCGCCATGATTTCGTCACACCCCCCGTGGTGCCGTGAGGAAACCCGAACCCGCTTCATTGTGACGTTTTTAGTGACGTAAATCAATCAGATCTCGATTTACCGCGCAAAATCCGGGAGATGCTTATCCGGACGTACGGTGTATGCGTCATTGCATACGACGTACGCAAGGAGTGACGTTGGCGCACCCGACGAAGGCAGGCGCCAGGGACTGGGCCGGGCTGGCGGTGCTCACCCTGCCCTGCGTGCTGGTCTCGATGGACATCTCGGTGCTCTACCTCGCGCTCCCCCTGCTGAGCGCGGACCTCGCCCCCACCGCGACGCAGACGTTGTGGATCGTCGACGTCTACGGGTTCCTGCTGGCCGGGTTCCTGCTGGAGCGCTTCTGGTGGGGGTCGGTGTTCCTGCTCAACACCCCCGTGATGCTGGCGCTGCTCGTGGCGGCGCCGCTGCTGGTCCCCGAGCATCGCGACCCGGCGCCGGGCAGGCTCGACCTGGCCGGTGTGGCGCTCTCGCTCGCCGCCGTGCTCCCGGTGGTGTACGGGGTGAAGCTGCTGGCCGAGGACGATCCGGGCTGGGCGGCGCCGGTCGCCGTGGCGTCCGGGCTCGCCGCCGGGGCGCTGTTCGCCCGCCGCCAGGCGCGCTCGGCCCATCCGCTGATCGACCCCGGGCTGCTGCGCTCCAGGACGGTCGCCGTGCCGCTGGCCGTCAACTCGCTGACCATGTTCGCCCTGGTGGGCGTGATGCTGTTCACCGCGCAGTACCTGCAGCTGGTCGCCGGGCTGGGCCCGCCGGCGGCCGCGCTGTGGATGCTGCCCGCGATGCTCGCCACGGTGGCCGGGGTGGCGGCGGCCACGGTGCTGGCGCGCCGCCTGTCGCTGGGCGCGGTCATCGCCACCGGGCTCACCACGGCCGTGGCCGGCCTGCTGGCGGCCACGCGCCTTGAGGTCGGCTCCTCCCCCGCCTTCCTGGTGGGGTGCGCTGGGGTCCTCGCGGCGGGCGTGGGGATGGTCGCCACGTCGGCCACCGATGCGGTCGTGGCGGGCGCGCCGCCGGAGCGGGCGGGCGGCGTCTCGGCGCTGTCGGAGGCGGGCACCGAGCTGGGCGGGGCGCTGGGCGTCGCCGTGCTGGGCACGATCGCCGCCGCCGTCTACCGTGCGCGTTCGGCGCCGCCGTACCTGCCCGAGGTCCCCGGCGAGCCGGCGGCATCGGCCCGCGAGACGCTCGCCGGGGCCGTCGCCGCCGCCGCGCAGGCGCCGCCGTACCTGCGCGAACCCATGTTGGAGGCGGCCTTCGCCGCGTTCGTCTCCGGCCTGCGGGTCACCTGCCTGGTCGCCGCCGCCGTCCTGGCCTGCGCGGCCGTGCTCGCCGCCGTCCTGCTGCGGAAGGCGCGGCCGGGCGCGCCGTCCCCGCAGCCCCACCGCGACCCGCCCGCCGGGTGAGGCACGCCGGTCCGGTACGGCGAGAGCGGGGCGTGGCCCCGGCGGCGGCAACGGCGTGCCGGCCGGGGCCGGCCGGGACGCGCCGCGGCCCTCGGACGCCACGGCCTGCCGCCTGCGTCATGCTCGCCGTACCGGACCTGTGCGCCCGCGGGAGGGTCAGGGCGCCAGCTCCTCCAACGCGGCCAGCAGCCGGTCGACGTCGGAGCGGTCGTTGTAGTGCACCAGCCCCGCCCGTACGGCCGAGCCGTGGTCGCGGATGCCGAACGCGCCGGTGACCTCCCAGGCGTAGCAGTGCCCGTCCCACACGTTGATCTTGCGGGCGGCCAGGTGCTCGGCGACCCGGCGCGGGCTGTGGCCGTCGACGGTGAAGTAGACGGTGGCGGTACGGCGGGCCGGGGAGCCGATCAGGTGCACGTGCGGCAGCGCGGCCAGGCGCTCGCACAGGTAGGCGAGCTCGGCCTGCTCGTAGGCCTCGACCGCGGCCATCGAGGTCAGCACGCGGCGGCGGCGCGACCCGGTGGCGTGCGGGTCGAGCCCGGCCAGGTGGTCGACGGCCGCGGCCACCCCGGCCAGGTCGGCGAACGGCAGCGTGCCGGTCTCGAACCGGTCGGGGATGTGGTCGGGCGCGGAGGCGAGCTTGTCCGGCCGCAGCCGCTCCAGCAGGGCCGGGGCGGCGATGACCGCCCCGACGTGCGGGCCGCACCACTTGTAGGCGCTGGTGGCGTAGAAGTCGGCGCCGAGCGCGAGGACGTCGATCGGGGTGTGCGGGGTGGCGTGCACGCCGTCGACGTACACCAGCGCCCCGGCGTCGTGGGCCTTGCGGGCGATGCGCGGCACGTCGGGCATGGTGCCGAGCACGTTGCTGGCGGCGGTGACGGCGACCAGGCGGGTGCGTTCGGAAAGCAGCTCGTCGTACTGGGCGGCGGGCAGCTCACCGGAGGGCACCTCCACCTCGGCCCAGCGCACCACGGCGCCGGCGGCCTTGGCGGCCTGCACCCAGGGGCGCACGTTGGCGTCGTGGTCGAGGCGGGAGACGATGATCTCGTCCCCGGGGCGCCACTGCCGGGCCAGGGTGCCCGCGAACCGGTAGGTGAGGGTGGTCATGTTGGGGCCGAACACCACCCCGTCGGGGTCGCCGCCGACCAGGTCGGCGACGGCGCGGCGGGCCTCGGCGACGATCGCGTCGGATCGGGCGCTGGCGGCGAACGCCCCGTGGGCGTTGCCGATGCCCGCGGTGTAGGCGGCGACGATGGCGTCGATGACCGGCTGCGGCATCTGGGTCCCGGCGGCGGCGTCCAGCCAGGCCCAGCCGTCGGACAGTGCGGGATAAAGGGCACGTACCCGGGCGACGTCAAAGCTCATGCTCCATGATTTCCCGGCCCGTCCGCGCCCCGGCAGGCACCCCCGGCCTATGCCGCACTTCGCCGCGGGCCCGGCGGTGAGACGCGCCGGGACGTCCGGAAGCCCCCGCCCGCCGGGGGTTCGGTCATCGGCCGTCGCGAAATCTTTGACACCGGGTGGCGTGGTGCGCTGTCCTCACATGCGTGAATGCGTTCGATGACCTGCTTGCCGCCAACGCCGAGTACGCCGCCGCCTTCGAGCACTCCGGGCTGACCGGGAAGGCCGCCCGAGGGCTTGCGGTGGTCACCTGCATGGACTCGCGCATCGACCCGCTGGGCCTGCTGGGGCTGCGGCCGGGCGACGCCAAGATCCTGCGGAACGCGGGCGCCCGCGTCACCGACGACGTGCTGCGCACCCTGGTGCTGGCGGTGTTCCTGCTGGGCGTCGAACGGGTGCTGGTGATGCCGCACACCGACTGCGGCATGACCAAGGTGACCGACGCGGACGTGCACGAGCTCACCGCCCGCCAGGGGGTGGACACCCGCAGCATCGACTTCCACACCATCCCCGACCAGGAAAAAGCGCTGCGCCACGACCTGACCAAGATCCGCAGCAGCCCGTTCCTGCCCCCGGGCATGCCGGTCGGCGGCGCCATCTACGACGTGCGCACCGGCAGGCTCCAGCCGGTCGACCTTGGCGCACCCCTCAACGGAACACTGGCCTGACCCGCCGGTGCCGCCCGGCCTCCGGGCGCGGGGAGCGGCCGGCCGCCCGCAGCTCATGGGGTCCGCCCGCCCGCCGGTCGCGGGCGCGGCGGTGACGACACCGAGGCACGGTGTGCTCGCGGCGGCGCATCCGGCCCTCATCTCCGTACGGCCACGCGGTGCGGCCGCCCGACGGGGTGGCCCGCAGAGCCAGGATGGGGGTCCGGATGGCGCCAGCGTTCCGCTGGCGATCGCGAGCAGGCGGAATCGGCGAGCAGAGCTCTCTCCCCGGCCGATGCGCGGGCACGGTCCCCGCCGGTCGGCTTCCGTTTCCCGCGAGCAGGCCGTACGGCGGGCGGCCGCTGGTGGCGTGCCGGCGCCTCGGGCACGATGAGCCGCCCGGCAGCGGCGTCCTCATGCCGCGCCGCATCGGCTCGCTCCGGCGGCGTCCGCTCGGCCGCCCCTCGCGGCCGGGGAGCCCGCACGGGCCGGGTCCCCGCCCTGATCGGCCGGACCCGGCGCGTGCCGGACACGAGCGGCGGGTGGCGGCGCCGGGGCGGCTGCGCACCGCTTCGAAAATCCAGCGGAAAAGGCCGGAAAAGGAGCGCGGCCCGCGGTGTCGCGGGGACGGCGGTCACGACCGGCGGGCGCGCAGCTCGGCGGCGACGGCGCGTTCGCGCAGCTCGGCGGCCTCGGCGCGGGCGGCCTTGAGCTGCTCGCGCAGGTCGCGGACGAGGGCCTGGTGGACCGACAGCTCCCGGCGCAGCCGGTCGCGCTCGGCCTCGGCCTCGCGTGCGCGCCGCTCGGCGTCGGCGACGCGGGCTGCTGCCTCGCGTTCGGCCTTGGCCGCCTGCGCCTCGGCCATCTCGGCGCGGGCGCGGGCCGCGGCGGCGTCGGCGAGGGCCTCGGCGCGGGCCTGCTCGGCTGCCTCCGCGCGGGCGACCGCCTTGCGCCGTTCGGCCTCGGCGGTCTCGGCGCGGGCCTGGGCGGCGGCGCCGGCCCGGGCGGCCTTCTCGGCGGCGCGGCGGGCGTGCTCGGCGCCGTCGTGGGCGCGGCCGGACTGGGACCGGGCCTGCTCGGCGGCCTCGATGGCGCGGCGGGCGCGTTCCTCGGCGGCGCGGACCTGGGCGAGCGCCGCGTCGACGCGGTCGGCGAGCTCGCGTACCGCCTGGTCGCGGGCCTGCTCGGCGAGCATGGCGCGGCGCAGCGCCTGGTCGGCGGCGGCCTGGGCGCGGCGTTCGGTGGCGGCGGCCTCGCGCAGCGCGGCCAGTGCCTGCTCGCGGGCGGTCTCGGCGTCGGCGAGGGCGGCGTCGCGTTCGGCGATCGCCGCCTCGGCCTCGCGGCGGGCGGCCTCGGCGGCCTGGCGGGCGAGCCGTACCTGTTCGGCGGCCTGCTCGCGTTCGGCCCAGGCGGCGGCGACGCGGGCGGCGGCCTCGGCCTTCACCGCGCTGATCTTGGCCTCGACGCCGGCCGGGCTGAGCTCCTGGGTGAGCGCGGCGGCGAGCGGGGCGATGGCGGCGGCGAGGCCTTTCTCCATGCGCTCGTACAGCTCCTCGGCCCGGGCGAGCGCGCCCTCGAGGCCGGGGGCGGCGCGGCGGAGCTCGCGTTCCCGTTTGGCGGCGGCCTGGCAGCCCTTGTCCGGGCAGTAGGCGCGGCGCCGTCCGCGGCCGCCGCGCTGCTCGATCGGTGAGCCGCAGTACCTGCAGGGCGTGATCACCGGCGGTCGGGCACCGTCTCCGCGCGACATGACCCGAAATTTAGCATTTCCAATTTCCAGAAATTGGAGTTCGCCGCGAGGTCGGCCGGGTGTGGCCATCCGGGCAGCGGCTGCCCGGATTCGGACGCGCGATCAGGGCAGGCACTGCCCGGATTCGCGCAGGTGATCAGGGCAACCGCTGCCCGGATTCGGCGGTGCCGCGTCCGGCCACTCCCGATCGGCGGCAAAAGGTGCATGACGCGCGTCGGTGCATGTTGTGCACGATCGCCGGAAATGTTCCGGGCGGCGCCGGCACCGGCGACCGGCCGCATCGACGGATCACAGGGAAAGGGGTGTGGTGATGACGAGCACCGGCGAGACCACCGCCACCGCCCAGGCGACCGGCTCCCCCATGCTGATGCACCGGCTGCTCGAGGAGGACCTGCTGGAACGCGGCGGCGGCAGGCCCTTCGACCCGGCGCCCGGCCTGCTGCGGCGGCGCGGCCAGGGCCCGGTGCAGCCGCTCCGGCTGCGCAACGGCGCCCCCGCCTGGCTCGTCACCGGCCTGGACGAGGCCCGCACCGTGCTGTCCGACCCGCGCTTCAGCGCCGACCGGGTCCGCCACCCCGACGCCACCGGCCTGAGCCCGCAGGAGGCCGAGGCCTTCGCCGCCACCGGCGTCGCCCCGGCCCGGCCGCACGTCGAGCGGCGCACCGACGGGATGTTCATCTTCATGGACCCGCCCGAGCACACCCGGCTGCGCAGGCTGCTCACCGGCCAGTTCACGCTGCGCCGCATGAAGGCGCTGGAGTCCCGGATCCGCGAGATCGCGGCCGGCCTCATCGCGGAGATGACCGCGGCCGGCACCGAGGCCGACCTCGTGCCCGCCTACGCGCTGCCCATCCCCTCACTGGTGATCTGCGAGCTGCTCGGCGTCGACCCCGCCGACCGGGCCGGGTTCCAGGAGCGCACCGCGATCTCGCTCAACGTCAAGGCGAGCGAGCAGGAGCGCGCCCGCGCCCAGCTGGAGATGCACGCCTTCATCCAGGGGCTGATCGCGGCCAAGCGGGCCCACCCGGCCGACGACATGCTCTCGGGGCTGGCGCACGAGGCCGACCCGCCGCTGTCCGACGCCCAGCTGGTGGACATCGCGTTGCTGCTGCTCGCCGCCGGGCACGAGACCACCGCCAACATGCTCGGGCTCGGCGCGTTCGCGCTGCTGGAGCACCCCGGGCAGCTCGCCGCGCTGCGCGCCGATCCCTCGCTGCTGGAGACCGCGGTGGAGGAGCTGCTGCGCTACCTGTCGATCGTGCAGATGGGCGTGTCCCGGGTGGCCGTCGAGGAGGTCACGCTCGGCGGGGTGACGATCCCCGCCGGCGGCACGGTGGTCATCGCGATGCCGGAGGCGAACCGCGACCCCCGCCACTGGGACGATCCCGACCGGCTCGACGTGCGCCGCCCCCGCGCGCCGCACCTGGCGTTCGGGCACGGGGTGCACCAGTGCCTGGGCCAGCAGCTGGCGCGGGTGGAGCTGCAGGTGGGGCTGGGCGAGCTGGTCGCCCGGCTGCCGCGGCTGCGGCTCGCCGTACCGGCCGGGCAGGTGCCGCTGCGCAACGACATGCTGATCTTCGGTGTGCATTCGCTGCCCGTGACGTGGGCCTGATTCGGTGCACCGGCCCGGCCCGGGGCGCACTCCGCCGGGTACGACCGGCCCCGGCGCAGGTGTGATCGCCGCGATACGGCGCGCACCGGGCGATCGGGCGGCCGTGATCGTAGAGTGGTCGGCAGTACGCGACGGACCGGACACACGGCTTGGCGGCGCGCGGCGGGCCGGGGTGTCCGCGACCGGACGGGTTGTCGGCAAGGAGAACATCCGATGGGCCTCGCGACACGGCATGACCACACCACCGGCCACACCGGGCACGCCGGGGAGCGGCTGTTCCACCACCCGCTCGTGTTCGAGCTGGCCGCCGAGACGCTGTTCGCCGGGCGGCGGCGGGAGATGTACCTGCGCCTGGCCGCGCTGTCGGGGGTACGGCCGGGCCGCAGGGTGCTGGACGTCGGCTGCGGCACCGGGTACCTGTCGCGCATCCTCGCGGCGGTCGCCGGACCCGAGGGGCACGTGACCGGCGTCGACCCCTCGCCCGACATGATCGGGCGCGCCCGCCGCCAGGCCCCGGCCAACTGCACCTACCTGGTGGGCGAGGGGCAGTCGCTCGAGCTGCCCGACGAGTCGTTCGACGTGGTGGTCTCCAGCCTCACGCTGCACCACGTCCCGCAGGAGCATCGGGCCGCGGTCATGGCCGAGATGTTCCGGGTGCTGCGCCCCGGCGGGCGGCTTCTGGTCGCCGAGTTCCGCCCGCCCGCCAACCCCCTGCTCGCCCGCCTGGTCAACCTGCTCGCCGGCCCGGCCCTGCGGGAGGACACGCGCCGCATGCTCGCCGAGCTCGTCCCCCAGGCCGGCTTCCGGGTGGAGGAGACCGGGGAGCTGCCGGTGGCGCTCCACTACGTGCGGGCCACCCGCCCCGCCGTCTGACCCGCGGCGGCCGTGCCGTACCAGGGCCGCCCCCGGTACGGCACGGCCGCCGCGGGGTCAGAACGCGTACGGGCCGAACCGCCCCCAGGCCACCAGGGCGGCGAGCAGCCCGGCCACCACGTTGACGGCGATCTGGGCGCGCTCCTTGCGGCGCAGGTGGACGACGGCGGCGCCGCACATCAGCAGCACGACACCGGCCGCGGCCAGCGGCGCGAGCACCGGCGCGATCCCGGTGGCCGGGGGCAGGATCAGGCCGGCCGCGGCGAGCACCTCCAGCACGCCGATGAGCCTGACGGTGCGTTCGGGGAAGTCCTCGGTCCAGGTCATCCCGGAGGCGGCCAGGTCCTGCTTCGACCGGGCGAGCTTCATCACGCCGGCGACGAGGAACATCAGCGACAGCAGCCCGGCGATCACCCACAGCACGATGTTCACGCGGTCAATCCTTCCAAGCGGCGCGGCTCCCGGTCCTGGTCGTGGAGGCCGCCGCCGATCTGCGGTCTGGTCTGGAGTTGGAGGGTAGAAGACGGGCGGGCCCGCCCGCGCCGCGGGGCCGTGCCATGCCCGCCCCGGGGTCAGCGGGTACGGCGCGGCGACACCAGCCCGGACTCGTAGGCGAACACCACAAGCTGCGCCCGGTCGCGGGCGCCGAGCTTGGCCATCGCCCGGTTGACGTGGGTTTTCGCGGTCAGCGGGCTGATCACCATGCGCTCGGCGATCTCGTCGTTGGACAGGCCCTGGGCGACGAGGGCGACCGCCTCCCGCTCCCGGTTGGTCAGCTCCTGCAGCCCGGCCGCCGGGGCGGGGCCGCGCGGCCGCTCCGCCTCCTGCACGTAGCGGGCGATGAGCCTGCGGGTGATCGACGGGGCCAGCAGCGCGTCCCCGCGGGCCGCCACCCGCACGGCGTGCAGCAGGTCCTCGGGCACCACGTCCTTGACCAGGAACCCGGCGGCCCCGGCGCGCAGCGCGTCGAGCACGTACTCGTCCATGCCGTAGTTGGTCAAAATCACCACGTGCACGCCGGTCAGGTCCGGGTCGGCGGCGATCCGCCGGGTCGCCTCGATGCCGTCGACGACCGGCATCTGGATGTCGACGAGCGCCACATCCGGCCGGTGGCGGCGGGCCAGCTCGACGGCCGCCGCGCCGTCGCCGGCCTCGGCGACCACCTCGATGTCGTCCTCCAGCTCCAGCAGCGCGCGGAACCCGCTGCGGATGAGCGGCTGGTCGTCGGCGAGCAGGACACGGATCACGGCACACGCTCCACGGGCAGCTCCGCCTCCACGGCAAACCCTCCCTGCTCGCGCGGCCCGGCGCGCAGGCGGCCGCCGAGGGCGGCGACGCGTTCCCGCATGCCGAGCAGGCCCACCCCGGGCACCGGGTCGGCGCCCGGCCGGGCGGTGCCGTCGTCGTCGACGCGGACCGTCACCGCGTCCGGGCGGCATTCGACCCGCACCGCCACGGTGGCCGCGCCGGCGTGGCGGGCGGTGTTGGTGAGCGCCTCCTGCACGATGCGGTAGACGGTGCGGCCCACCGCGGCCGGCACCTCCTGCTGCGGCCCGTCGACGGTCAGCGTGGCGGAAAGGCCCATGTCGCGGGCGCGTCCGACCAGCTCGGACAGGTCGGCCAGGCCGCGGGGCGGGGCGGTGGCGTCGTCGCGCAGCGCCTGCAGGGTGGCGCGCAGCTCCCGGCTCGCCTCCCGTACGGCCTGCCGGATCACCAGCAGTGCCTCCGGCACCTCCTCGCCCCGCTTGCGGGCGGCGTGCACGGCGACCTCGGCCTGCACCTTGATGATCGAGATCTGGTGGGTGAGCGAGTCGTGCAGCTCGCGCGCGATGCGCAGCCGCTCCTCGTCGGCGCGGCGGCGGGCGGTCTCCTCGCGGGTGCGCTCGGCCTCCTCCGCCCGGCGTTCGGCCTGCCGCAGCGCCTCCCCGGCGGCGCCCGCGGCGATCAGCCAGGCCAGCTCCAGCACGCCGCGGGCCTGCGCGAACGCCTCCGCGGCCCCGGCGGCGCCCGAGGCGAGGGCGGCCAGGAGCAGCCCGGCCGGCAGTGCCACGCCCGCGATCACCGCGGCCCGGCGGTGCCCGGCGCGGACGGCGAAGTACACCGCGAACAGGAACGCGACGGCGGGCACGTCGAACCCGGCCGCCTGGTAGCCCGCCACGCACAGCCCGGTGACGGCCAGCACGGCGACCGGGTGGCGGCGCCGCAGGCCCAGGGCCAGGCCGCCGGTGGCCAGCAGCGCGTACCCGGCCGGGGCGGGCAGGGCGCCGGGGTGCGGCCCGGGAAGGCCGACCACCAGCAGCACCGCCGCCACGCAGGCGGCGATCGCCCAGTCGAGGAGGCCGGCGGGCAGGCCGGGCCGTGCCGTACCCATGGGCGCACTCTAACCCGGGGGCCTGCGGGGGCGGATCTTCCGCGGGGAGGAGGCTCGGCTACCGCGTTCGCGGTATGCGGGCGGCCGCTGCCGCGGGTGCGGCAGCCGGGCCGCCGCGGCGGCGGCAGCGGGAAGTGTCCGCGCCGGGCGGACGACGCGGCCCGGGCCCGGCGCCCATCATCGGGCGGAATCGCAGTCGGCAGGACACCAAGGAGCAGCCATGCCGGTTCGTAGCGTTTCCTCCCGGTTCGCATCCGCCGGGCGTACGGCGGTCGCCGCCGGTGCGGGCCTGGCCGCCGCTTTCCTGGCCACGGCCCTGTTCGCCGAGCCCGCCGCGGCGCACGCCGGGCTGCAGCCCGCTCCCGTGGGCGTCGGCTACTGGACGCCCGGGCGCATCTGGTCGGTGGTGGCGGGGACGACGGGCCTGGCGGGCGTCGTCACCGGCGGCCTGGCCCTGGCCCGCGCCGCCGTCCGCGCCCGGGCCGTCACGGTACGGCTGGCCGGGACGGCCGTGACGGCGGGGCTGGCCTGCGCGATCATCGGCGCCCTGGTGGTGGCCGCGGCCGAGGGCGGCCCCGGCACCGGGTACGGCATCGTCGGCGGCGTCATCGAC is a window from the Thermopolyspora flexuosa genome containing:
- a CDS encoding MFS transporter, giving the protein MTLAHPTKAGARDWAGLAVLTLPCVLVSMDISVLYLALPLLSADLAPTATQTLWIVDVYGFLLAGFLLERFWWGSVFLLNTPVMLALLVAAPLLVPEHRDPAPGRLDLAGVALSLAAVLPVVYGVKLLAEDDPGWAAPVAVASGLAAGALFARRQARSAHPLIDPGLLRSRTVAVPLAVNSLTMFALVGVMLFTAQYLQLVAGLGPPAAALWMLPAMLATVAGVAAATVLARRLSLGAVIATGLTTAVAGLLAATRLEVGSSPAFLVGCAGVLAAGVGMVATSATDAVVAGAPPERAGGVSALSEAGTELGGALGVAVLGTIAAAVYRARSAPPYLPEVPGEPAASARETLAGAVAAAAQAPPYLREPMLEAAFAAFVSGLRVTCLVAAAVLACAAVLAAVLLRKARPGAPSPQPHRDPPAG
- a CDS encoding class I SAM-dependent methyltransferase; the encoded protein is MGLATRHDHTTGHTGHAGERLFHHPLVFELAAETLFAGRRREMYLRLAALSGVRPGRRVLDVGCGTGYLSRILAAVAGPEGHVTGVDPSPDMIGRARRQAPANCTYLVGEGQSLELPDESFDVVVSSLTLHHVPQEHRAAVMAEMFRVLRPGGRLLVAEFRPPANPLLARLVNLLAGPALREDTRRMLAELVPQAGFRVEETGELPVALHYVRATRPAV
- the argG gene encoding argininosuccinate synthase, with translation MSKVLTSLPVGERVGIAFSGGLDTSVAVAWMREKGAVPCAYTADVGQYDEPDIASVPGRATAYGAEVARLVDCKAALVEEGLAALACGAFHIRSGGRVYFNTTPLGRAVTGTLLVRAMLEDGVQIWGDGSTFKGNDIERFYRYGLLANPSLRIYKPWLDPAFVAELGGRTEMSKWLAERGLPYRDSVEKAYSTDANIWGATHEAKALEHLDNGIEIVEPIMGVRFWDPKVEIEPEDVTIGFQQGRPVTINGKEFASAVDLVLEANAIGGRHGLGMSDQIENRIIEAKSRGIYEAPGMALLHIAYERLVNAIHNEDTITAYHVEGRRLGRLLYEGRWLDPQALMLREALQRWVGAAITGEVTLRLRRGDDYSILDTQGEGFSYHPDKLSMERVEDAAFGPLDRIGQLTMRNLDIADSRAKLERYAELGMVGSPHPALVGAAPVTASKLIGTMPAGGAEAIASGGPAETGDELLDSAAMESGTD
- a CDS encoding cytochrome P450, with product MLMHRLLEEDLLERGGGRPFDPAPGLLRRRGQGPVQPLRLRNGAPAWLVTGLDEARTVLSDPRFSADRVRHPDATGLSPQEAEAFAATGVAPARPHVERRTDGMFIFMDPPEHTRLRRLLTGQFTLRRMKALESRIREIAAGLIAEMTAAGTEADLVPAYALPIPSLVICELLGVDPADRAGFQERTAISLNVKASEQERARAQLEMHAFIQGLIAAKRAHPADDMLSGLAHEADPPLSDAQLVDIALLLLAAGHETTANMLGLGAFALLEHPGQLAALRADPSLLETAVEELLRYLSIVQMGVSRVAVEEVTLGGVTIPAGGTVVIAMPEANRDPRHWDDPDRLDVRRPRAPHLAFGHGVHQCLGQQLARVELQVGLGELVARLPRLRLAVPAGQVPLRNDMLIFGVHSLPVTWA
- a CDS encoding cysteine desulfurase-like protein, which encodes MSFDVARVRALYPALSDGWAWLDAAAGTQMPQPVIDAIVAAYTAGIGNAHGAFAASARSDAIVAEARRAVADLVGGDPDGVVFGPNMTTLTYRFAGTLARQWRPGDEIIVSRLDHDANVRPWVQAAKAAGAVVRWAEVEVPSGELPAAQYDELLSERTRLVAVTAASNVLGTMPDVPRIARKAHDAGALVYVDGVHATPHTPIDVLALGADFYATSAYKWCGPHVGAVIAAPALLERLRPDKLASAPDHIPDRFETGTLPFADLAGVAAAVDHLAGLDPHATGSRRRRVLTSMAAVEAYEQAELAYLCERLAALPHVHLIGSPARRTATVYFTVDGHSPRRVAEHLAARKINVWDGHCYAWEVTGAFGIRDHGSAVRAGLVHYNDRSDVDRLLAALEELAP
- a CDS encoding beta-class carbonic anhydrase; the protein is MNAFDDLLAANAEYAAAFEHSGLTGKAARGLAVVTCMDSRIDPLGLLGLRPGDAKILRNAGARVTDDVLRTLVLAVFLLGVERVLVMPHTDCGMTKVTDADVHELTARQGVDTRSIDFHTIPDQEKALRHDLTKIRSSPFLPPGMPVGGAIYDVRTGRLQPVDLGAPLNGTLA
- a CDS encoding TetR/AcrR family transcriptional regulator, producing MAGETVRSCLVCGATLAPAARGRRPRYCSRACQARAYRARLAERAGRREQALRQDTPAAGRAPIDAPGETGPQEAGTGREADGRDALSLDRIVRAALEIADREGLEALSMRRVAAALGAGTMSLYRHVSGKDDLVDLMAEAVLERAEVASSAAGPDGWRERLAAYARAMWALYRRHPWLLQVLSATRPRLVPRGMATTEWLLRAAEGLSHDPPTMVRAVVTVTGYVQGMAMFLVNDMDAERRTGIAKERWWELNRERWRALATSGPYPLLARIAAEDQEDVGLDEEFEFGLQRMLDGLALHLGTPPAERRP